The Candidatus Manganitrophaceae bacterium region GAAGGGAACGTTGGAGGCGGCCTATCCGCCGCTGATCTTGGCAACCACGGCGATCGCTTTAGAGATGGAGGCGGCGCTCTTTTTTACCTTCTTCGGCCTGCATATCTTAAAGAAGGGGGCCGCGGAGTCGCTCCGATTTGTCCCGCTTGGCAATCCGGCAACGCCCCTGCCGATGCCGAACATCCTCTCTGCCCTTCCTGGGATGACGGCACTTGCCACCCTGATGATGAAGAAGACCATTTCGTCGAAGCAGATCGTTTCCATTCCCGAGTTGCTCGGCCTGGCCCGTGAGAGCGGGGTAAAGCTCTGGCCCTGCCAGATGACGATGGACATGATGGACATCCCGTGGGAAGGGCTGATCGAAGGGTTGGAAGAGCCGGTCGGGGCCGCAACCTTCCTCTCTTACGCCAGCGATTCAGATATCACCCTTTTCGTCTAGAACAACCTTCGGGGAAGAAAGCCTCTTGCTTCCTTCCCCTCGGATCTGGTAAATAGATCCCTCTGCGCCCATAGCTCAGCTGGATAGAGCACTTGGCTTCGAACCAAGGGGTCGGGAGTTCGAATCTCTCTGGGCGCACCACTCTTTAACTAGGTCGGGCTCGACAAGACCTGGATCGTTCCACGCATTCCCGGATGAAGATGGCAGAAAAAATCATAATAACCGGCCGCTTTTTGTGGCGGCACGGCGATTTTTTCTGTCTCTCCCGGTTTGATGATGCTGACATGCGAGAACGCCGGGATGACAAAGCCGTGGGTGTTGGTCCCTTTGTTTTCAAG contains the following coding sequences:
- a CDS encoding DsrE/DsrF/DrsH-like family protein, which produces MEERLQALIDARVEEKLASLLGEGEKERSRKKKRLAIIVSKGTLEAAYPPLILATTAIALEMEAALFFTFFGLHILKKGAAESLRFVPLGNPATPLPMPNILSALPGMTALATLMMKKTISSKQIVSIPELLGLARESGVKLWPCQMTMDMMDIPWEGLIEGLEEPVGAATFLSYASDSDITLFV